A window from Megalobrama amblycephala isolate DHTTF-2021 linkage group LG9, ASM1881202v1, whole genome shotgun sequence encodes these proteins:
- the LOC125275907 gene encoding uncharacterized protein LOC125275907 isoform X2, giving the protein MFVHNLGRTFRERAEQNAAWTTVPRMHLLAVMMLMECLRSITRSQCWRRRCDGSAEVMFPGVLYALLAGFLGAVASSSAKLSLGTDYLKGVCETGLRTWGEQRKFTQHNDTSACDWLHIPLRLLCGGLLFTCNAVMWTFLAKALRSSCSSARTTVTTTASNFISSVSISTA; this is encoded by the exons atgtttgttcataaccttGGCAGAACGTTCCGAGAACGCGCTGAGCAAAATGCAGCATGGACTACAGTTCCCAGAATGCACCTGCTCGCAGTGATGATGCTGATGGAGTGTCTTCGCAGCATCACGCGCTCGCAGTGCTGGAGAAGGAGATGTGATGGGTCTGCTGAAGTCATGTTTCCCGGTGTCCTGTACGCGCTGCTGGCGGGATTTCTCGGCGCCGTGGCGTCCTCGTCCGCCAAACTGTCTCTCGGTACCGACTATCTGAAGGGCGTGTGTGAGACGGGACTGCGGACGTGGGGCGAGCAGAGGAAATTCACGCAGCACAACGACACCAGCGCGTGCGACTGG CTGCACATCCCTCTCAGACTGCTGTGTGGAGGTCTGCTGTTCACCTGTAACGCTGTGATGTGGACCTTCCTGGCCAAAGCGCTGCGGAGCTCGTGCTCGTCCGCGCGCACCACTGTGACCACCACCGCCTCCAACTTCATCTCCTCTGTGAGCATCAGCACTGCTTAA
- the zdhhc3b gene encoding LOW QUALITY PROTEIN: palmitoyltransferase ZDHHC3 (The sequence of the model RefSeq protein was modified relative to this genomic sequence to represent the inferred CDS: substituted 1 base at 1 genomic stop codon), with translation MKSSPANRSRDIERQAGYLRPEHCTPPPPRSHSAGDMWFIRDGCGIVCGVITWLLVFYAEFVVVFVMLLPAKNVVYSLINGAVFNGLAFLALASHFRAMCTDPGAVPKGNATKEFIESLQLKPGQVVYKCPKCCSIKPDRAHHCSVCKRCIKKMDHHCPWVNNCVGENNQKYFVLFTMYIALISLHALMMVALHFVFCFEEDWTKCSSLSKXLAVILLILLCFEALLFLIFTAVMFGTQVHSICNDETGIEQLKKEERRWAKRSKWMNMKVVFGHPFSLAWLSPFATPDQGKANLYQYVV, from the exons ATGAAGAGTTCCCCAGCTAACCGCAGTCGGGACATCGAGCGGCAGGCCGGATATCTGCGCCCGGAGCACTGCACCCCGCCCCCTCCGCGCTCCCACTCCGCCGGCGACATGTGGTTCATCCGGGACGGCTGCGGCATCGTGTGCGGCGTGATCACGTGGCTGCTGGTGTTCTACGCCGAGTTCGTGGTCGTGTTCGTAATGCTGCTGCCGGCGAAGAATGTGGTGTACAGCTTAATTAACGGCGCCGTGTTTAACGGGCTGGCCTTCCTCGCGCTGGCGTCGCATTTCAGAGCCATGTGCACCGACCCG GGAGCCGTTCCAAAGGGAAACGCCACTAAGGAGTTCATCGAGAGTCTGCAGCTCAAGCCTGGACAGGTGGTGTACAAATGTCCCAAATGCTGCAGCATCAAACCTGATCGAGCGCATCACTGCAG TGTGTGTAAACGCTGCATCAAGAAGATGGACCATCACTGCCCCTGGGTCAACAACTGTgtgggagagaacaaccaaaaATACTTTGTGCTTTTCACT ATGTACATTGCTTTGATTTCCCTTCATGCTCTCATGATGGTGGCTTTACATTTTGTCTTCTGTTTTGAAGAAGACTGGACAA AGTGCAGTTCCCT TTCTAAATGATTGGCCGTCATCCTCCTCATCCTCCTGTGCTTTGAGGCTCTGCTCTTCCTCATTTTCACCGCTGTGATGTTCGGGACACAGGTGCACTCCATCTGCAACGACGAGACC GGAATCGAGCAGCTGAAGAAAGAAGAGCGACGATGGGCCAAAAGGTCGAAGTGGATGAACATGAAGGTGGTGTTCGGTCACCCGTTCTCTCTAGCCTGGCTCAGTCCGTTTGCCACGCCGGATCAGGGGAAGGCCAATCTCTACCAGTACGTGGTCTGA
- the LOC125275907 gene encoding transmembrane protein 42 isoform X1, with the protein MFVHNLGRTFRERAEQNAAWTTVPRMHLLAVMMLMECLRSITRSQCWRRRCDGSAEVMFPGVLYALLAGFLGAVASSSAKLSLGTDYLKGVCETGLRTWGEQRKFTQHNDTSACDWLHIPLRLLCGGLLFTCNAVMWTFLAKALRSSCSSARTTVTTTASNFISSAFLGQLIFGETHMALWWVGISLTLSGLLVLHHTSPNLTQSHASKRE; encoded by the exons atgtttgttcataaccttGGCAGAACGTTCCGAGAACGCGCTGAGCAAAATGCAGCATGGACTACAGTTCCCAGAATGCACCTGCTCGCAGTGATGATGCTGATGGAGTGTCTTCGCAGCATCACGCGCTCGCAGTGCTGGAGAAGGAGATGTGATGGGTCTGCTGAAGTCATGTTTCCCGGTGTCCTGTACGCGCTGCTGGCGGGATTTCTCGGCGCCGTGGCGTCCTCGTCCGCCAAACTGTCTCTCGGTACCGACTATCTGAAGGGCGTGTGTGAGACGGGACTGCGGACGTGGGGCGAGCAGAGGAAATTCACGCAGCACAACGACACCAGCGCGTGCGACTGG CTGCACATCCCTCTCAGACTGCTGTGTGGAGGTCTGCTGTTCACCTGTAACGCTGTGATGTGGACCTTCCTGGCCAAAGCGCTGCGGAGCTCGTGCTCGTCCGCGCGCACCACTGTGACCACCACCGCCTCCAACTTCATCTCCTCT GCATTTCTGGGGCAGCTAATATTCGGGGagacccacatggccctgtggtGGGTGGGAATCTCTCTGACTCTCTCTGGTCTCCTGGTGCTTCATCACACGTCGCCCAACCTCACGCAGTCACACGCCAGCAAGAGAGAGTGA